A section of the Methanomicrobia archaeon genome encodes:
- a CDS encoding 50S ribosomal protein L11: MDVVEVLIEGGKANPGPPLGPALGPLGVNIKEIVALVNERTEVYAGMVVPVKITIDGGKADVTVGVPPTAALIKKEIGLEKAQTDSTTDYTGEISMEQLREVAKMKREGVLASSLKATVKELVGTCVSMRLKVEGKNPKEIQREIDEGVYDEVIGE, encoded by the coding sequence ATGGATGTCGTTGAAGTCTTGATAGAAGGAGGGAAAGCGAACCCGGGACCGCCGTTAGGGCCTGCTCTGGGGCCACTTGGCGTGAATATAAAAGAGATCGTGGCCCTGGTGAATGAACGTACGGAGGTTTACGCGGGCATGGTCGTCCCCGTGAAGATCACCATTGATGGCGGCAAGGCGGATGTAACTGTGGGTGTACCGCCGACCGCGGCATTGATAAAGAAAGAGATCGGGCTTGAGAAGGCTCAGACCGACTCCACAACCGATTACACCGGTGAGATCTCGATGGAGCAACTGAGAGAGGTAGCGAAAATGAAGCGCGAGGGCGTGCTGGCCTCGTCGTTGAAAGCGACGGTGAAGGAGCTGGTAGGCACGTGCGTGTCCATGCGGCTGAAGGTCGAGGGTAAGAATCCAAAGGAGATACAGAGAGAGATAGACGAAGGCGTGTATGACGAGGTGATAGGCGAATAA